DNA from Micromonospora nigra:
ACCCAGGTGCTCGCCGACCCGACCCTGCCGGTGGACGCCGTCGACGTCCTCGATCCCGACGAGCGCCATGCCGTTCTGCGTGGGTGGAATGAGACGGGTGTGTCGGTGGTGGATGGTTCGTTGGGTGGTTTGTTTGCGGGGCGGGTGGGTGTGGATGCGGGTGCGTTGGCGGTGGTGTGTGGGGGGGTGGGTTTGTCGTATGGGGAGTTGGATGTTCGGTCGTCTCGTTTGGCGTGGCATTTGTTGTCGGTGGGGGTTGGTCGGGGTGATGTGGTGGGGGTGTTGTTGGAGCGGGGGGTGGAGTTTGCGGTTGCGGTGTTGGGGGTGGTGAAGGCGGGGGCTGGTTATGTGTTGTTGGATCCGGAGTTTCCTGATGAGCGGTTGGGGTGGTTGTTGGGGGAGTCGGGTGCGGTGGTGTTGGTGACTCGGGATGGTTTGGTGTCTCGGGTGGGGGGTGTTGGTGGTTGTTCGGTGGTTCGGGTTGATTCGGATGCGGGGGTTATTGGTTCGTGTGGTTCGGTGGCGCCTTTGGTGGGGGTGGGTGGTTCGGATGTGGCGTGTGTGATGTTCACGTCGGGGTCGACGGGGGTGCCGAAGGGTGTGGTGGCGTCGCATCGGGCTTTGGTGGGGAGTCTGGTGGGGCAGGGTTATGCGGTGTTTGGGCCGGGTGAGGTGTTCTTGCAGTGTTCTCCGGTGTCGTGGGATGCGTTTTCGTTGGAGTTCTGGGGGGCGTTGCTGTTTGGTGGGGTGTGTGTTCTGCAGGAGGGGCAGCGGCCTGAGCCGTCGGTGATTGCGTCGTTGGTGGCGGAGCATCGGGTGTCGATGTTGCAGTTGTCGTCGGGGTTGTTCAATTTGTTGGTGGAGGAGTATCCGGAGGCGTTTGACGGGGTGCGGGTGGCGTTTACGGGGGGTGAGGCGGCTTCGGGTGCGCATGTGGCGCGGATTGTGGCGCGGTGTCCGGGGTTGCGGGTGGCTAATGGTTATGGGCCGGCGGAGTCGATGGGCTTTTCGACGACGTTTGAGGTGCCGGTTGGTTTTGTTGGTTCGTCGGTGCCGGTGGGTCGGGCGGTGGCGAACAAGCGGGCGTTTGTGTTGGATGGTTGTTTGCGGCCGGTGCCGGTGGGGGTTGTTGGTGAGGTGTATTTGGCGGGTGTGGGTGTGGCGGTTGGTTATTTGAATCGGTCGGGTTTGACGGCGCAGCGGTTTGTGGCTGATCCGTTTGGTGGGCCGGGTGAGCGGTTGTATCGGACGGGTGATCTGGCGAGGTGGACTGCGGCTGGGGTGTTGGAGTTCGTGGGGCGGGCTGATGGGCAGGTGAAGATTCGGGGGTTCCGGGTCGAGCCTGGTGAGGTCGAGGCGGTGTTGTCGGGTCATGAGCGGGTGGGTCAGGCCGCGGTGGTCGCTGTCCCGGACCCGACCGGCACCCTCCGCCTCGTCGCCTACCTCGTTCCGGACACGCGACCGGGCACCGCCGACTCCGCTTCCGCGCCCCCCGCCTCGACCTCCGCCGACTCCGCTTCCGCGTCCCCCGCCAGCCTGGCCGAGGACGTGCGGCAGTGGGTGCGGGGTCGGTTGCCGGAGCACATGGTGCCGTCGGTGGTGGTGGTGCTGGACCGGATGCCGTTGACCGCGAACGGCAAGCTCGACCGCAGGGCCCTTCCCGCACCGGACCTGAGCGCCGGACGGGCAGCCGGTCGCGGCCCCCGTGACCCGCGGGAGGAGATCCTGTGCGGCCTGTACGCCGAGGTCCTCGGCGTGCCGTCGGTCAGTATCGACGACGACTTCTTCGACCTGGGCGGCCACTCCCTGCTCGCCGCGAGACTCGCCGCCCGCGCCCGCACCGTCCTCGGCGTCGACCTGACCATCCGCGACATCTTCACCGCACCCACCATCGCCACCCTCACCGAGCAACTGCCCGCCGCGCCGGCCCGTGCCCGGCCGGCGCTGCGCCGGCGGACCCAGGCCGGCACCGCCCTGCCCGGCGGGCCGGTGGGCGGCTAGCCGCACCCAACCTGCCCCGCGGACTGCCGCTGGTCGGCCCACCGCCCCGATAGGCTCAGCCCGAATGGGATCACACGTGCGAATGCCTCTATCAATCGCACACCACTCATTCCTGATTATTCATCCGATGTCATCTCACGCGCGTCGACGAATGGAGCGCATCGTGAACCCTGCCCGACACCCGACCGGCGGCACGCCGGCCAGCCACCCGTCGCCCGAGGACGTCGTCTGGGTGCTCCCCGGCGACGACGGCGAGGCCCACCGCACCTCACTGCTCGTGCTTCCGCACGCCGGAGGCAACGCCCACGCGTACGCGCCGTGGCGGGAGCGCCTGCCCGCCGGCGTACGGCTGCTCGTCGGTCAGTACCCCGGGCGCGGTGCCCGGTTCACCGAGCCGCTGCCCGAGCGGATGGCCGACCTCGTCGAGGACATCGTGGCCTGTCTGCCGCCCGACACCGACGACCTGGTCGTGCTCGGGCACAGCATGGGCTCCCTGGTGGCGTACGAGGTCACCCGCGCACTGACCGCGGCCGGTCGCCCCCCGCGCGCCCTGATCGCCTCCGCCTGCCGGGCCCCGTTCCTGCCCAACCCCAGCCCCGTGCACCCGGACACGCTCGACGACGACCAGCTCGTCGCCGCCATCAAGGAACGCGGTGGCACCGACGACGGCATCCTCGACGAGCCCGAGCTGCGGGAACTGGTGCTGCCGTCGATCCGGGCCGACTTCGCCATCGACGACGCCTACCGGTGCGCCGACACGACGCCGCTGGACTGCCCCGTCGCCGTGATCGGGGGCGACGTCGATCCCGTCGTGCCGGCCGACGCCCTCGGCCGCTGGGCCGACGTCACCCGCGCGGCCGTCACCACGCACGTGCTGCCCGGCGGCCACTTCTACTTCCAGGACCAGGTGGACGACTTCCTGTCCCTGGTCACCACGGTCGTCGACGGCGTCACCGTCCGGCCCGAGTACGCCTGACCACCCACCCATCCCCAGGAGGATCCCCGATGTCACCCACAGCGCAGGTGGTGCCCGCCGCCCACCTCGACGTGCGCCGCGAGCCGGGCAAGCCGGCCGTCATCGTCACCCCGCCGATCGACGGGATCGACGCCGCCGTGGCGTGGGTCACCGCCCACCGGCAGGCCGTCCGTGCCGAGCTGCTGCGCTCCGGTGCCGTCATGGTCCGCGGCCTGCCGGTGGCCGACACCACCGACTTCGCCCGGGTCCGCGACGTGCTGATGCCGCAGCGCACCGGGTACCGGGAGAAGGCCACCCCGCGTACCGACTTCGGCGAGGGCGTCTTCTCCTCCACCGACCTGCCCGCCGTGCAGCCCATCCGGCTGCACAACGAGAACAGCTACACCCTCGACTTCCCGGGCACCCTGCTGTTCGCCTGCCTCACCGCCCCCGAGACCGGCGGCGCCACCACCGTCGGCGACATGCGCGAGGCGCTGCGGCTGATGCCGGCGCACCTGCGCGACCGGTTCGCCGCCGCCGGCTGGCTGCTGGTGCGCAACTTCTCCGAGCTGGCCGGTCTGCCGTGGCACAAGAGCTTCGCCACCGACGACCCGGCCGGCGTCGAGGAGTACTGCCGGGAGAACGTCATCGGCCACGAGTGGCTGCCCGACGGCGAACTGCGTACCCGCCAGCGCCGCGCCGCGATCATCACCCACCCGGTCACCGGCGAACAGTCCTGGTTCAACCACTACGCCTTCTGGAACCGGTGGACCCTCGACCCGGACGTGCGCGAGGTCCTGCTGGAGACCTACGGCGAGGACGGCCTGCCCTTCGACACGTACGTCGGCGACGGCTCGGCGCTCACCGCGCAGGAGGTCTCCGCCATCAACGACGTCTACGACCGGGTCACCGTGCGCGAGACCTGGCAGCGAGGCGACCTGCTGATGGTCGACAACATCCTGTGCGCCCACGGCCGGGAGGCGTTCACCGGCGCCCGCAAGATCGTCGTGGCGATGGGTGACGAGGTGTCGTTGGCCGACTGCCAGCCCAGCCCCGCCCCGGCGACCACCCCGTTCGGGAAGTGAGCCGGCCATGACCAGTGCAGTGATCGACTTCGCCGCCACCGTACCGCCGGCCGCCAGCCGGGACCTGCTCGACCGCCTCGCCGACGCGCCGCCCGACCGGCCCGCCGTCGTGGCCGGTGACGTCACCGTCACCTTCGCCGAACTGCGCGACCGGGCGGCCCGCATCGCCCACCGGCTCACCGCGCGGGGCGTCGGACCGGAGACCGTCGTCGCGTTGTGCCTGCCCCGGGGCGTGGACCTGGTGGCCGCCCTGCTGGGCACGCTCACCGCCGGCGCGGCCTACCTGCCGGTGGACCCGCGCCTGCCCGCCGACCGGCGTCGCTACCTCGTCGAGGACTCCGGCGCCGACCTGCTGGTCGTCGACGACACGGACGCCGGGACCCCCGTCGGGGACGTGCCCCGGGTGCCGGTGGCCGACCTGGCCGCACCCGGCGGGACGCCGACCGGCTACCGGCCCGTGCCGGTGTTCCCGGACACGCTGGCCTACGTCATCTACACCTCCGGTTCCACCGGCCGCCCCAAGGGCGTCGAGGTCAGTCGGGGCGCGGTCAGCGCCCTGCTCGCCGAACTGGAGGCCACCGGCGTCGTGGTCGGGGAGGCGGGCCGGGTCGCCTGGAACGCCTCGCCGTCGTTCGACGCCTCCGTGCAGCAGTGGGTACGCCTGTGCCGGGGCGACACCGTCGTCATGCTCGACGAGCAGACCCGCACCGACCCGGCGCTGCTCGGCGCGCTGGTCGAGGACGCCGCGCTGACCGACCTGGACATCACCCCGTCGCACGCCGACCCGCTGCTGGAACACCTCACCGGCTCGGCGCGTGCCGCGCAGGGCCGCCCGCTGACCCTGCTCGTCGGCGGCGAGGCGATCAGCGCCGGCCTGTGGGATCGGCTGGCCCACCTGGTCGACGCGGGGGTGCTGCGCGCGGTCAACCTGTACGGGCCGACCGAGTGCACCGTGGACGCCACCGCCGGGTGGATCACCGGCGAGGTGCCGCCGCACATCGGCAGCGTGCTGCCGGGGCTGCGCCTGCGGCTGCTCGACGACACCCTCGCCCCCGTCCCCGCCGGGCAGATCGGCGAGTTGTACCTGGCCGGCTCCCGGGTGGCGCGCGGCTACCGGCGGCGGCCCGGTCTGACCGCCGAGCGGTTCGTCGCCGACCCGGCCGGCGACGGTGGACGCATGTACCGCACCGGCGACCGGTGCCGCCAGCTGCCCGACGGGCGGCTGGAGTTCCACGGCCGCGTCGACGGCCAGGTCAAGGTGCGCGGCCACCGTATCGAGCTGGGCGAGATCGAGGCGGTGCTCGCCGGGCACCCGGCTGTCGCCGAGGTGGCCGTGGTGGTCCGCGCCGACGACGGGCAGGAGCCGGCGCTGGTCGCCTACCACCGGTCCACCGGGCCGGTCGACCCGGCCACGCTGCGCGAGCGGGCCGCGGAGAGCCTGCCCGGGTACATGGTGCCGGACTCGTTCGTCGCCCTGGACCGTTTCCCCCTGACCAACAGCGGCAAGCTCGACCGGGCCGCACTGCCCGCACCGACGCCGCAGTCGGTGCCCGACACCCCCGTCGGGCAGCGGCCGGCCGGTCGGGTCGAGGAGCTGATCGCCGCCGTCTGGTCGCACGTGCTGGGCGCGCCGTCGATCAGCGCCGACGACAACTTCTTCAAACTGGGCGGCCACTCGCTGCTGGCGATCAAGCTGGTCTCCCGGGTCCGCGCCGAGCTGGGGCTGAGCCTGCCGGTGCGCACCGTCTACGAGAACCCGAAGCTGCGCGACCTGGCCGGGGCCATCGAGGCCCGGCTGGAGGCGGCGTCGGCCTGACCCCCCGGCGTGCGGGCCGTCCCTGCGGGCGGCCCGCACGCCGTACGAACCCCCACGGCGCGACGGACGGTCCGGTCGTGGTCGAGCAGGAGGAGTGCCCGTGATCCCCTTGTCGTACGCGCAGCGCCGGCTGTGGTTCCTGCACAGTCTGGAGGGCCCGTCGGCGACGTACCACGTGCCGGTGGTGCTGGCCCTGTCGGGCGTGCCCGAGCGGGCGGCGCTCGGCGCGGCCGTGGCCGACGTGGTGGCCCGGCACGAGGTGCTGCGCACGGTGTTCCCGTCCGTGGACGGCGAACCGGTGCAGCGGGTCCTCGACGGCCGCGACGTCGTCCTGTCCGTGGTGGAGTGCCCGGCCGCCGAGGTGGCCGCCCGGGTCGCCGAGTTCACCGCCGGCACCTTCGACATCACCGCCGAGCCACCCCTGCGGGTGCGGCTGTTCGTCACCGGCGCGGAGTCGACGCTGGTGCTGCTGCTGCACCACGTCGCCACCGACGGCGCGTCCACCGGCCCGCTGCTGCGGGACCTGTCGACCGCGTACGCGGCCCGCGTCGCCGGGCACGCCCCGGACTGGGAACCGCTGCCGGTGCAGTACGCCGACTACACCCTGTGGCAGCGGGAGCTGCTGGGGGAGGAGTCCGACCCGGACAGCGTGCTGGCCACCCAGCTCGCCTGGTGGAAGCAGACCCTGGCCGGCGCGCCCGCCGTGCTGGACCTGCCCACCGACCGGCCCCGCCCCGCCGAACCCACCCGGCGCGGCGGCGTCGTCACCGGCTGGCTCGACGCCGGCAGCCACCGCCTCCTCGCCGACCTCGCCCGCACCCGACGGGCCAGCATGTTCATGGCCATGCAGGCCGGTCTGGCCGCCACCCTGACCCAGCTCGGCGTCGGGGAGGACGTGCCGATCGGCGCGCCGGTCGCCGGCCGGCCCGACGAGGCGCTGCACGACCTGGTGGGCTTCTTCGTCAACACCGTGGTGCTGCGCACCGACACCTCCGGCGACCCGGGCTTCGCCGACCTGCTGACCCGGGTGCGTGCGGCGGACCTCGCCGCGTACGCGCACGAGGAGGTGCCGTTCGACCTGGTGGTGGAACGTCTCAACCCGGCCCGCTCCCTGGCGTACCACCCGTTCTTCCAGGTCATGCTCACCGTCGACACCACCCCGCCGGCCGGGCTGCGCGTCGGCGACCTGCCCGCCGCCGTCCGCCCGGCCACCCTGGACGCCGCGAAGTTCGACCTGACGGTCTTCTGCACCGAGGTGCGCGACGACGCCGGCGCGCCCGCCGGTGTCGAGGTGCAGGTCCAGTACGCCACCGACCTGTTCGACGCCGACACGGCGCAGCTGCTGCTGGCGGCGTACCTGCGGCTGCTGCGCGCCGTCGCCGCCGACCCGGCCGCCGCCCTGGGCACCCTCGACGTGCTCACCGACGCCGACCGCGCCGGCCTCGACGCCCGCCGCGCCGCCCTGCGCACCGCCACCGACACCCCGGCCACCGGCGGACCCGGCGGCACCGCCACCCCCGACGGGCCGTTGACGGCGCGGGAGGAGATCCTCTGCGACATGTTCGCCGCCGCCCTCGGCGTCGACCGGGTCGGGCCGCACGACAACTTCTTCCGCCACGGCGGACACTCCCTGCTCGCCACCAAGCTCGTCAACCGGATCCGGGGCGTGCTCGGCGTCGAGGTCGGACTGCGCGACTTCTTCCGCACCCCCACCGTCGCCGGCCTCGACCGGCGCATCGGGGAGCTGACCGGCGTAGGCACCCGCCCGCCGCTGACCCCGACGACCCGCCCCGACCAGGTGCCCCTGTCGTACGCGCAGCGCCGGTTGTGGTTCCTCACCGAGATGGGTGGGGCGAACCGGATGTACAACGTCCCGGTGGTGTTGCGCCTGGACCGTCCGCTCGACCCGACCGTCCTGACCGCCGCAGTCGGCGACGTCGTCGCCCGGCACGAGGTGCTGCGCACCGTGTACGCCGCCGTCGACGGCGAGCCGTTCCAG
Protein-coding regions in this window:
- a CDS encoding thioesterase II family protein, yielding MNPARHPTGGTPASHPSPEDVVWVLPGDDGEAHRTSLLVLPHAGGNAHAYAPWRERLPAGVRLLVGQYPGRGARFTEPLPERMADLVEDIVACLPPDTDDLVVLGHSMGSLVAYEVTRALTAAGRPPRALIASACRAPFLPNPSPVHPDTLDDDQLVAAIKERGGTDDGILDEPELRELVLPSIRADFAIDDAYRCADTTPLDCPVAVIGGDVDPVVPADALGRWADVTRAAVTTHVLPGGHFYFQDQVDDFLSLVTTVVDGVTVRPEYA
- a CDS encoding TauD/TfdA family dioxygenase; this encodes MSPTAQVVPAAHLDVRREPGKPAVIVTPPIDGIDAAVAWVTAHRQAVRAELLRSGAVMVRGLPVADTTDFARVRDVLMPQRTGYREKATPRTDFGEGVFSSTDLPAVQPIRLHNENSYTLDFPGTLLFACLTAPETGGATTVGDMREALRLMPAHLRDRFAAAGWLLVRNFSELAGLPWHKSFATDDPAGVEEYCRENVIGHEWLPDGELRTRQRRAAIITHPVTGEQSWFNHYAFWNRWTLDPDVREVLLETYGEDGLPFDTYVGDGSALTAQEVSAINDVYDRVTVRETWQRGDLLMVDNILCAHGREAFTGARKIVVAMGDEVSLADCQPSPAPATTPFGK
- a CDS encoding non-ribosomal peptide synthetase, which translates into the protein MTSAVIDFAATVPPAASRDLLDRLADAPPDRPAVVAGDVTVTFAELRDRAARIAHRLTARGVGPETVVALCLPRGVDLVAALLGTLTAGAAYLPVDPRLPADRRRYLVEDSGADLLVVDDTDAGTPVGDVPRVPVADLAAPGGTPTGYRPVPVFPDTLAYVIYTSGSTGRPKGVEVSRGAVSALLAELEATGVVVGEAGRVAWNASPSFDASVQQWVRLCRGDTVVMLDEQTRTDPALLGALVEDAALTDLDITPSHADPLLEHLTGSARAAQGRPLTLLVGGEAISAGLWDRLAHLVDAGVLRAVNLYGPTECTVDATAGWITGEVPPHIGSVLPGLRLRLLDDTLAPVPAGQIGELYLAGSRVARGYRRRPGLTAERFVADPAGDGGRMYRTGDRCRQLPDGRLEFHGRVDGQVKVRGHRIELGEIEAVLAGHPAVAEVAVVVRADDGQEPALVAYHRSTGPVDPATLRERAAESLPGYMVPDSFVALDRFPLTNSGKLDRAALPAPTPQSVPDTPVGQRPAGRVEELIAAVWSHVLGAPSISADDNFFKLGGHSLLAIKLVSRVRAELGLSLPVRTVYENPKLRDLAGAIEARLEAASA